In Lineus longissimus chromosome 9, tnLinLong1.2, whole genome shotgun sequence, one genomic interval encodes:
- the LOC135493926 gene encoding AN1-type zinc finger protein 2A-like → MELPSLGENCSENSCKQLDFLPMKCDACFKIFCKDHIHYELHRCTESYKKDNQVPVCPLCNKPIPVKPNQLPDIAVNEHIDSDCQSDPAKERRGKVYSNRCSSKGCKQRELIPVSCDKCHKNFCLRHRHESDHDCKGFEDSGRGVSKAAAAAASRQQNATSKKPQAGGSKPVHSNNPKQTVLTGIGRELDSARRGRSNNSTASSPAAVQGGMSEDEALARAIQLSMAEGNQAPAPPKNKPTSQQEEDDLALARAIAASEQEERRQRQRRQQPPRPQSQDSSKEKSSCEVS, encoded by the exons ATGGAGTTGCCCAGTTTAGGAGAAAACTGTTCAGAAAATAGCTGCAAACAGCTAG atTTCCTACCTATGAAGTGTGATGCctgtttcaaaattttctg TAAAGACCACATTCACTATGAACTACACAGATGTACAGAATCCTATAAAAAG GATAACCAAGTACCAGTGTGTCCATTATGTAACAAGCCCATTCCTGTGAAGCCCAATCAACTACCCGACATTGCTGTCAACGAGCACATTGATTCAGATTGTCAGAGTGACCCTGCTAAAGAAAGGAGGGGGAAG GTGTACAGCAATCGCTGTTCATCGAAAGGATGCAAGCAACGAGAGCTCATTCCAGTGTCATGTGATAAATGCCATAAAAACTTCTGTTTGCGACACCGACATGAATCGGATCACGACTGTAAAGGATTTGAAGACAGCGGCAGAGGTGTCTCTAAAGCTGC TGCTGCTGCCGCTAGTCGACAACAGAATGCCACAAGCAAAAAGCCCCAAGCTGGCGGTTCCAAACCTGTCCATTCTAACAACCCAAAGCAGACGGTCCTAACAGGTATCGGAAGAGAATTAGATAGTGCTAGGCGTGGGAGGTCGAATAATAGTACGGCATCTAGTCCTGCCGCGGTTCAAGGTGGAATG AGTGAGGATGAAGCATTAGCCAGAGCGATCCAACTTTCTATGGCTgagggtaatcaagcgccagcACCTCCCAAAAACAAACC TACCTCACAGCAGGAAGAAGACGACCTTGCCTTGGCACGTGCCATAGCGGCTAGTGAACAGGAGGAGCGAAGACAAAGGCAGAGGAGACAA CAACCTCCAAGGCCGCAGAGTCAAGACAGCAGCAAAGAGAAGTCGAGTTGTGAAGTGTCATGA